GTTGCAGGGCAGACCCATGTGTTCGTAGGCGAGAGGCGTAGCCAGTCTCCCCCGAGGCGTCCGCTCCAGAAAGCCCAGTTGCAAGAGATATGGTTCGTAGACGTCCATTATGGTATCTGCCTCCTCACTGATAGAGGCAGCAATAGTATCCAGCCCCACGGGACCACCGTTAAACTTCTCCACAATAGTACTCAGCAATTTGTGGTCTACGTCATCAAGACCGATGGCATCCACACCCAGCTTGGCCAGTGCTTCGGTAGCCACCACTTCGGTAATCACGCCGTCCGCCATCACCTGAGCATAGTCCCGTACCCTTTTCAGCAACCGATTGGCTACCCTCGGCGTTCCCCGAGCGCGGCAGGCAATGGCTTCTACCCCCGCTTCCGACACCTCTAGTCTGAGAATAGCAGCGGAACGCCTGACGATAGCCTCCATAGCTTGCAGGTCATAGAAATCGAGCCGATACACAGCACCAAACCTATCCCTCAAGGGAGCGCTAAGCATGGCAAAGCGGGTAGTGGCCCCAATAAGCGTGAAACGTGGCAGGTGAAGACGCAGGCTCTTTGCCCCAGTCCCTTTGCCAATGACAATGTCCAGGGCAAACTCCTCCATCGCTGGATAGAGCACCTCTTCCACCACACGAGGAAGGCGGTGGATCTCATCAATAAAGAGGATATCCCCTTGGTGAAGGTTGGTTATGATAGCGGCTACATCTCCAGCACGTTCTATGGCTGGGCCTGAGGTGATCTTGATGTTAGCTCCCTTTTCAGCGGCCACAACATGAGCCAGAGTGGTCTTTCCCAGCCCCGGCGGCCCGTAGAGCAGGATATGATCCAGCGACTCATCCCTCGCCTGAGCCGCAGCGATAGCTATTCTGAGATTGTCCTTCACTTTGTCCTGGCCGATGTAGTCAACCAGTTTCCTGGGACGGAGATTAGTGTCCAGGGCAACGTCTTCTTCCTTGGGTTTGCCTGAGATTACTCTCTCCTTAGCCATCACCTGGAATTATAGAACAAAAATCGAGTAAATATAAGTGCCATTTGCAAACTAAGGCGATGCTGGATCAGAAATCTGCCATATGACCAGCCATCACGGGATGGGGCGTACCATGATGGTCTGCTCTCGCCTGGGGCCGACAGAAATAAT
The sequence above is drawn from the Chloroflexota bacterium genome and encodes:
- the ruvB gene encoding Holliday junction branch migration DNA helicase RuvB, with amino-acid sequence MAKERVISGKPKEEDVALDTNLRPRKLVDYIGQDKVKDNLRIAIAAAQARDESLDHILLYGPPGLGKTTLAHVVAAEKGANIKITSGPAIERAGDVAAIITNLHQGDILFIDEIHRLPRVVEEVLYPAMEEFALDIVIGKGTGAKSLRLHLPRFTLIGATTRFAMLSAPLRDRFGAVYRLDFYDLQAMEAIVRRSAAILRLEVSEAGVEAIACRARGTPRVANRLLKRVRDYAQVMADGVITEVVATEALAKLGVDAIGLDDVDHKLLSTIVEKFNGGPVGLDTIAASISEEADTIMDVYEPYLLQLGFLERTPRGRLATPLAYEHMGLPCNRRPTPQQSLW